The following proteins are co-located in the Chryseobacterium daecheongense genome:
- a CDS encoding 4Fe-4S dicluster domain-containing protein has translation MAITITDACINCGACEPECPNSAIYEGAIDWRWQDKTKLSGKTIFPDGTEVDANAYNQAISDDVYYIVPGKCTECKGFHEEPQCKAVCPVDCCVDDPEHRESEEVLFSRQRFLHT, from the coding sequence ATGGCTATAACAATAACGGATGCGTGCATCAACTGTGGAGCCTGTGAGCCGGAATGCCCGAACTCTGCAATTTATGAAGGTGCCATCGACTGGCGTTGGCAGGATAAAACAAAGCTTTCCGGGAAAACTATTTTTCCTGACGGTACGGAAGTAGATGCCAATGCCTATAACCAGGCTATTTCTGATGATGTTTATTATATTGTCCCGGGAAAATGTACAGAATGTAAGGGTTTCCATGAAGAGCCTCAATGCAAAGCGGTTTGTCCGGTAGACTGTTGTGTTGATGATCCTGAACATCGGGAAAGCGAAGAAGTTTTATTTAGCCGTCAGCGGTTTTTGCATACCTGA
- a CDS encoding NAD(P)H-dependent oxidoreductase — protein MKAIIFNGALERRPKSTSGILSKYFTDKLEELGIIHETFALADSGIPLYDITLTKTPLAVERMTQLFLGADIHFWLAPLYHGSIPGVMKNCLDWLEVTADNEQPYLTDKTVGLVCWADGLQAMQGINAMDSIAKSLRAWPLPYSVPMIRTSLFDAENKISPLYSDKLDRLISIATTNRIEKIIYSKV, from the coding sequence ATGAAAGCAATTATCTTCAACGGCGCTTTGGAGAGAAGACCAAAATCCACTTCAGGGATCCTTTCCAAATATTTTACGGACAAACTTGAAGAACTGGGCATCATTCATGAAACATTTGCCCTCGCTGATTCCGGTATTCCACTTTACGATATTACCCTTACCAAAACACCATTGGCTGTAGAGCGTATGACCCAATTGTTCCTGGGAGCAGATATTCACTTCTGGCTCGCTCCTCTCTATCATGGAAGTATTCCGGGGGTAATGAAAAACTGCCTGGACTGGCTTGAGGTAACCGCTGACAATGAACAGCCTTACCTTACAGATAAGACAGTAGGCCTTGTATGCTGGGCAGATGGTTTACAGGCCATGCAGGGAATCAACGCAATGGATTCTATTGCCAAATCGTTACGGGCATGGCCTCTGCCTTACAGTGTTCCTATGATCAGAACGTCCCTGTTTGATGCGGAAAATAAAATCTCTCCCCTTTATTCTGATAAGCTGGACAGATTGATCAGCATCGCAACCACAAACAGGATAGAAAAAATAATTTATTCCAAAGTATAA
- a CDS encoding DUF2480 family protein, with protein MNQNIFINKAEASGIIPFDLLDYKPTIEIVEFDLKDHLFMGMILKEKEFKESLSSIDFSVYTGKAVAVICSTEAIIPPWAYMLLMDKLSGYSVYTDIRSSEEILLDLWKKELQNVEPEQYKDLKIVVKARSETSPALYLLITQLMKPFVKSLMYGEVGLPKVILKN; from the coding sequence ATGAACCAGAATATTTTTATTAATAAAGCTGAGGCTTCGGGAATCATTCCATTTGATCTTTTGGATTATAAACCCACTATAGAGATTGTTGAGTTTGATCTTAAGGATCATCTCTTTATGGGAATGATCCTCAAAGAAAAAGAATTTAAAGAGTCCCTGTCATCTATTGATTTCTCGGTGTACACTGGAAAAGCCGTCGCTGTTATCTGCTCTACAGAGGCCATCATTCCACCGTGGGCATATATGTTACTGATGGATAAATTATCCGGGTATTCTGTTTACACAGATATACGCAGTTCAGAAGAGATCCTTCTGGATCTTTGGAAAAAAGAACTTCAAAATGTAGAACCGGAGCAGTATAAGGATCTTAAAATTGTTGTTAAAGCAAGATCCGAAACTTCTCCTGCTCTTTATCTTTTAATCACCCAGCTTATGAAACCATTTGTCAAAAGTCTGATGTATGGTGAAGTAGGCCTTCCTAAAGTCATATTAAAAAATTAA
- a CDS encoding superoxide dismutase translates to MNAFTLPQLPYAYDALEPFIDKATMTIHHQKHHQAYVDNLNAALEQAEEKETDLDSLLQRISEYSPAVRNNGGGHFNHSLFWEILSPEPKLLPEGKLAEVIDSTFGNLDTLKTEIKKAGLGQFGSGWVWLYVKFNGSIAVSSTPNQDNPMMDIQSANRGFPILGIDVWEHAYYLAYQNKRADYLDAFWAVLDWASVEKKYEEALSKIK, encoded by the coding sequence ATGAACGCATTTACCCTACCCCAGCTACCGTATGCTTACGATGCATTAGAGCCTTTTATTGATAAAGCAACAATGACCATTCATCATCAAAAACATCATCAGGCATACGTTGATAATCTTAATGCTGCCTTAGAACAGGCCGAAGAAAAAGAGACTGATCTGGATTCTCTTCTACAGAGGATCAGTGAGTACAGCCCTGCTGTAAGAAATAACGGCGGTGGACATTTTAACCACTCTTTATTTTGGGAAATCCTCTCTCCTGAACCTAAACTTCTTCCTGAGGGAAAACTTGCAGAGGTAATCGACTCCACTTTTGGAAACCTAGATACCCTTAAAACTGAGATAAAAAAAGCAGGTCTGGGACAATTTGGGTCGGGATGGGTTTGGCTCTATGTAAAATTCAATGGTTCGATTGCTGTAAGCTCAACCCCTAATCAGGACAATCCTATGATGGATATTCAATCTGCCAACAGAGGATTTCCAATATTGGGAATAGATGTTTGGGAGCATGCTTATTATTTAGCCTACCAAAATAAAAGAGCAGATTATCTGGATGCATTCTGGGCAGTTCTTGACTGGGCATCAGTAGAGAAAAAATATGAAGAAGCTCTCTCAAAAATCAAATAA
- a CDS encoding transcriptional regulator, protein MKKPAADRILMFLKMRGEATSLLISEELSITKEGARKHLLNLVKEGLIKSVIRSEGVGRPSTYYILTRRGLSQFPDTHADVTVQLLRSVKDLLGDNALDLLINDREKTTYQRYEKALTKAKSLEDRLEILSKIRNDEGYMAEWTKEGADYFLIENHCPICAAASECQGFCRAELSNFQNLIGLDYKVERVKHILSGAQRCVYKISV, encoded by the coding sequence ATGAAAAAACCGGCAGCAGATCGTATTCTGATGTTTTTAAAGATGAGAGGGGAAGCTACTTCGCTTTTGATCTCTGAAGAACTCTCCATAACAAAGGAAGGGGCGAGAAAGCACTTGCTAAATCTTGTTAAAGAAGGACTTATTAAGTCTGTTATCAGGAGTGAAGGAGTGGGGCGTCCTTCCACTTATTATATCCTTACCCGAAGGGGGCTTTCACAATTCCCGGATACCCACGCTGATGTTACCGTACAGCTTCTGAGGTCTGTAAAAGATCTATTGGGAGATAATGCACTGGATTTATTGATCAATGACAGGGAAAAGACAACGTATCAGAGGTACGAGAAAGCACTTACGAAAGCAAAATCGTTGGAAGACCGACTGGAAATTCTATCAAAAATAAGGAATGACGAGGGATATATGGCAGAATGGACAAAGGAAGGAGCTGATTATTTTTTAATAGAAAACCATTGTCCGATCTGTGCAGCTGCAAGTGAATGCCAGGGGTTTTGCCGGGCAGAATTATCCAATTTTCAGAACCTGATAGGTTTGGACTATAAAGTAGAAAGGGTAAAGCATATCCTGTCCGGAGCTCAGAGATGTGTGTATAAGATCAGTGTATAA
- a CDS encoding DinB family protein produces the protein MEIRSAQSFIDYYEKVRSRTLRLLEVIQPEHLDFSYKPGKFTIGDQIRHIAAIERYMYGETIAGRRSAYQGCGKELADGYDNILKYFNEMHRQTIDIISRLSDEDLYKKCLTPANQEITVWKWLRAMLEHEIHHRGELYIYLNLLDVKTPQIYGFSAEEVQEMSVKIE, from the coding sequence ATGGAGATAAGATCAGCACAGTCATTTATTGATTATTACGAAAAAGTACGGTCCCGAACCCTTCGGCTGCTGGAAGTTATCCAGCCGGAACATCTTGATTTTTCATATAAACCGGGAAAGTTTACCATAGGCGACCAGATCAGGCATATTGCTGCCATTGAACGTTATATGTACGGAGAAACCATTGCAGGAAGAAGGAGTGCTTATCAGGGCTGCGGAAAAGAGCTGGCAGATGGTTATGACAACATCCTGAAATATTTTAATGAAATGCACCGGCAGACTATCGATATTATAAGCCGGCTATCGGATGAAGACCTGTATAAGAAGTGTCTTACTCCCGCGAATCAGGAAATTACAGTATGGAAATGGCTGCGGGCAATGCTGGAACATGAAATCCACCACAGAGGCGAACTTTATATTTACCTGAACCTGTTGGATGTAAAAACACCTCAGATTTATGGCTTTTCGGCAGAAGAAGTACAGGAAATGAGTGTGAAAATAGAATAA
- a CDS encoding S8 family peptidase produces the protein MKKQLLVISTLMVSLASAQSNDILQKEFEKQNRENNDRFDSYVAKQYGSAKGAANQKEIEEQRSNLAGFLPDGKPYFYKQQDIRQVQNANADALNTAGSVAGLTNAYKGENIKFTVFDGGRVYAAHPAFDNAVGRITNREASTQIYSAHSTGVAGFIGSRALTISGTLNGAAVTGNIQGVAVNSTVDSYRFAQTVLPGNTAASNVFQKILIAQPKISNHSYGVNPGWDVVKDANGSNVWLWNGAYDSPDTSFDTQGSYLSNDQNYDQIVYSNPSYIIVKSAGNSFGYGPTMPGTTTFPKYYRDSNGNLVQFASTDTLPANNCAQGYDCIGQGSLAKNIIVVGATDVISTNNFKYSVPSDVVHSDYSSAGPRDDGGIKPDITTTGTNVFSASTAEDTTGSVKYDYGSGTSYSAPVVTGVIGLWSQIYKDLFSDQLLNAASAKTLMVHSASEAGNVGPDPWFGWGYINAKKGAELLVGKANNTVVFNNETLNNGVANTKVIKASGTEPLKVTISWIDPAYNVPANLTWGQVYNNRSSRLVNDLDLRIIDTTNNTVYTPWKLDAASPMTPATKGDNTVDNVEQVVIDAPVAGRNYRIEITNKGNLVNSAGAGAPQDYSIIVTGYSEQVLATSERGIAKTESLIIAPTITKDVVKVLKAPKNSTFNVYDLSGKKIQSGTINTNEASVDLSSNANGIYIIEVKTDKETISKKIIKE, from the coding sequence ATGAAAAAACAATTACTTGTAATCAGCACCCTGATGGTTAGTCTTGCGAGTGCTCAATCCAATGATATCTTACAAAAAGAATTCGAAAAGCAAAACAGAGAAAACAACGACAGGTTTGATTCATATGTAGCCAAACAATATGGTTCCGCTAAAGGAGCAGCCAATCAAAAGGAAATTGAAGAGCAAAGAAGCAATCTGGCAGGATTTCTACCTGATGGCAAGCCTTACTTCTACAAACAACAGGATATAAGACAAGTTCAGAATGCCAATGCTGACGCTCTGAACACAGCGGGTAGTGTAGCGGGACTTACCAATGCATACAAAGGAGAGAATATTAAATTTACGGTCTTTGACGGAGGAAGGGTTTATGCTGCTCATCCCGCATTTGATAATGCAGTTGGTAGAATTACCAATAGAGAAGCTTCAACTCAGATCTACAGTGCACATTCAACAGGAGTTGCCGGATTTATAGGAAGCAGGGCATTAACCATTTCAGGAACTTTAAATGGTGCGGCAGTTACTGGAAATATCCAGGGAGTTGCGGTAAATTCAACCGTAGATTCATATAGATTTGCTCAAACAGTACTACCGGGAAATACAGCGGCAAGTAATGTATTTCAAAAAATATTAATTGCACAGCCTAAAATATCCAATCATTCTTACGGGGTTAATCCAGGTTGGGATGTAGTAAAAGATGCTAACGGAAGCAATGTCTGGCTATGGAATGGTGCTTATGATAGTCCTGATACCTCTTTTGATACTCAGGGATCTTATTTATCCAATGATCAGAATTATGATCAGATCGTATACAGTAATCCTTCTTATATTATAGTAAAATCAGCAGGGAATTCTTTTGGATATGGTCCTACAATGCCAGGAACCACAACATTTCCAAAGTATTACAGAGACAGCAATGGTAATCTGGTTCAGTTTGCTTCTACAGATACTTTACCTGCAAATAATTGTGCACAAGGCTATGACTGTATAGGTCAAGGCTCATTAGCCAAAAATATTATTGTGGTAGGCGCTACAGATGTGATCTCTACGAATAACTTTAAATATTCTGTTCCTTCGGATGTGGTGCATTCTGATTACAGCAGTGCAGGACCAAGAGATGACGGTGGAATAAAACCGGATATCACAACCACGGGTACAAATGTGTTTTCAGCTTCTACAGCAGAAGATACTACGGGAAGTGTGAAATATGATTATGGAAGTGGAACATCTTATTCCGCCCCGGTGGTAACCGGAGTAATCGGTTTATGGTCCCAGATTTACAAAGATCTATTTTCTGATCAGCTTCTTAATGCTGCCAGTGCTAAAACTTTAATGGTTCATTCTGCTTCTGAAGCAGGTAATGTAGGTCCTGATCCATGGTTTGGCTGGGGATATATCAATGCAAAAAAAGGCGCTGAGCTATTGGTTGGAAAAGCAAACAATACTGTAGTTTTCAATAATGAAACTCTCAATAACGGTGTTGCCAACACAAAAGTGATAAAAGCATCAGGAACTGAACCTCTAAAAGTAACCATATCCTGGATTGATCCTGCTTACAATGTTCCTGCGAACCTAACCTGGGGACAAGTCTATAACAACAGAAGCTCAAGATTGGTGAATGATCTGGATCTGAGAATCATTGATACGACGAATAATACGGTTTATACTCCATGGAAACTTGATGCTGCTAGTCCTATGACCCCGGCAACCAAAGGAGATAACACGGTGGATAACGTGGAACAGGTAGTCATTGATGCTCCGGTTGCAGGTAGAAATTACAGGATAGAAATCACAAATAAAGGGAATCTGGTGAATAGTGCCGGAGCAGGGGCCCCTCAGGATTATTCAATTATTGTTACAGGCTACAGTGAACAAGTTCTTGCAACAAGTGAGAGAGGAATTGCAAAAACCGAAAGTTTAATCATTGCTCCTACCATTACCAAAGATGTGGTTAAAGTACTGAAAGCACCTAAAAACTCAACCTTCAATGTGTATGATCTTTCAGGTAAAAAGATACAAAGCGGAACGATAAACACCAACGAAGCGAGTGTAGATTTGTCTTCGAATGCCAATGGTATTTACATTATTGAGGTAAAAACAGATAAAGAAACGATCTCTAAAAAAATTATTAAAGAATAA
- a CDS encoding serine hydrolase — translation MKSFFLLILCIFSSYGYGQETASAIEVIIKREMAERKIPGLQIAVVKGGKVIVKRSFGVANVQDQVPVTDTTVFAINSCTKVFTATVIMQLAEQGKVDLSAPVSRYLDDLPEQWQKVTIEQMMTHISGFPEILKLFDPATGDTSKTEKEIWDELKGLPMEFKTGEQFSYNQTNYYLLGKIINKLSGKSFDQFFKEEQFQKVGMPHTLFGDSKDVIPHFAPTYRYRNMTEGENGNRQKLVNDYFIFPPYSRTGAGLNSTAEDLAMWIIALQSGKLLKTEESLQRMWKPIKMNNGSQTMWSPGWGLTKFRTKHKAIGMSGGGRSAFLVYPDDHLAIIVLTNLAGSYPEEFLEELAGVYYPEIIKSDPLTYLRLHLKKIGFDKAIELVNSEKKKNPDFKPQEAELNNWGYRMMSENDIKMLPKFLN, via the coding sequence ATGAAAAGTTTCTTTTTACTCATTCTTTGTATATTTTCTTCTTATGGATATGGCCAGGAAACAGCTTCAGCCATTGAAGTCATTATTAAAAGAGAAATGGCAGAACGCAAAATTCCCGGCCTACAAATCGCTGTAGTTAAGGGGGGTAAGGTGATAGTGAAAAGATCTTTCGGAGTTGCCAATGTACAGGATCAGGTTCCGGTTACAGATACGACTGTTTTTGCTATTAACTCCTGTACGAAAGTATTTACCGCTACCGTTATTATGCAGCTGGCTGAGCAAGGCAAAGTTGATTTGTCTGCACCCGTGTCCCGGTATCTGGATGATCTTCCGGAACAATGGCAGAAAGTGACCATAGAACAAATGATGACTCATATTTCAGGTTTTCCTGAGATACTCAAGTTATTTGATCCGGCTACCGGTGATACATCGAAAACTGAAAAAGAAATCTGGGACGAACTTAAGGGATTGCCTATGGAATTCAAGACAGGTGAGCAGTTTAGCTACAATCAAACGAACTATTATCTACTGGGAAAGATTATAAACAAACTGAGTGGGAAGTCTTTTGATCAGTTTTTTAAAGAGGAACAGTTTCAAAAAGTCGGAATGCCGCATACATTATTTGGAGATTCCAAGGATGTTATTCCTCACTTTGCACCCACTTACCGTTACAGGAATATGACCGAAGGAGAAAATGGGAATCGGCAAAAGCTAGTCAACGACTATTTTATATTTCCTCCCTATAGCAGAACCGGAGCTGGGCTGAACAGTACGGCTGAGGATCTGGCCATGTGGATCATTGCGCTGCAGAGTGGAAAGCTTTTGAAGACAGAAGAATCTCTGCAGAGAATGTGGAAACCTATAAAAATGAACAATGGAAGTCAGACTATGTGGTCTCCCGGTTGGGGATTGACGAAATTCAGGACAAAACACAAGGCTATCGGAATGTCAGGAGGAGGAAGATCTGCATTTTTGGTATATCCGGATGATCATCTTGCCATTATTGTGCTCACAAATTTAGCAGGAAGTTATCCTGAAGAATTTCTGGAAGAGCTTGCCGGAGTATATTATCCGGAAATTATTAAATCTGATCCGCTTACTTATCTTAGACTTCATCTAAAAAAGATTGGTTTTGATAAGGCAATAGAACTGGTTAATTCGGAAAAGAAAAAGAATCCGGATTTCAAGCCTCAGGAAGCTGAACTTAATAATTGGGGGTATCGGATGATGTCTGAAAATGATATTAAAATGCTTCCGAAATTTTTAAACTGA
- a CDS encoding sigma-70 family RNA polymerase sigma factor yields MKPTDYTLLKKIKSGDRPAFAILYERYWDSFYTMIFTRTKDRDATEELLQNLWIRILENPEFVQTDEEESAKGYLFRFIHYRILDYYASIRKIQEVYVDESEDFLAEITDAEYAEILEENDITELFAMIDEVISQLTPTEQKVYDLRIRKNMSVVETAEALNLSNKTVSNNLSKTLNEIREKLNPNYESSKKLVSLLILMEMMPNLYS; encoded by the coding sequence ATGAAACCTACAGACTATACTTTATTAAAAAAAATAAAATCGGGCGACCGGCCTGCTTTTGCGATATTGTATGAAAGATATTGGGATAGTTTCTATACAATGATCTTCACACGGACAAAGGACAGGGATGCTACTGAAGAGCTGTTGCAGAACCTCTGGATCAGGATTCTGGAAAATCCGGAGTTTGTACAGACAGATGAGGAGGAAAGTGCCAAAGGTTATTTATTTCGTTTCATCCATTACCGTATTTTGGACTATTATGCAAGCATCAGGAAGATCCAGGAAGTATATGTAGATGAAAGCGAAGATTTCTTAGCCGAAATCACAGACGCGGAATATGCGGAAATACTGGAGGAAAATGATATTACGGAACTGTTTGCTATGATCGATGAAGTGATTTCCCAACTTACTCCCACTGAACAAAAAGTATATGACCTTAGAATCCGCAAGAACATGTCTGTGGTAGAAACTGCTGAAGCCCTTAATTTAAGCAATAAAACGGTGAGTAATAATTTAAGTAAAACCCTGAATGAAATCCGGGAAAAGCTTAATCCCAATTATGAATCTTCCAAAAAACTTGTTTCCCTTCTGATTCTTATGGAAATGATGCCCAATCTGTATTCTTAA
- a CDS encoding FecR domain-containing protein, with product MKKLKYSKAQTFVFKLWSREVSGDEISEKESVILELWKNEAIKDLDKKHIQESKLKVLAGLESYFKQSHKANIFSLKKNMYRAAAVLLLLFSLTGFLGYMFFIKPDVYVAINDNQTIKLQDGSLVMLLPGAKLTVEKSFPADTRVVDLQGDAVFKVAKSKKHPFIVRADGFSTRVMGTVFKVMQRGERKTVELYEGKVAVSSPGTAVSYLTPNQRWTNFGMAHTAAVINEKINKQSGKKTSVLMTLTFNDVSFRSIMEILYKNYGISIRYPEEIAEKKITADLTGSNWDENVEALAFITGLEVQKENNTTYILKK from the coding sequence GTGAAGAAATTGAAATACAGCAAGGCACAGACATTTGTTTTTAAGTTATGGAGCAGGGAAGTGTCTGGTGATGAGATCTCAGAGAAAGAATCGGTGATCCTTGAACTATGGAAAAATGAAGCTATTAAAGATTTGGATAAAAAACATATTCAGGAGTCTAAGCTAAAAGTATTGGCCGGTCTTGAGTCTTATTTTAAACAATCTCATAAGGCGAATATATTTTCTCTTAAGAAAAATATGTACAGGGCTGCCGCTGTATTGCTTCTGCTGTTTAGTCTTACAGGTTTCCTGGGGTATATGTTTTTTATAAAGCCGGATGTATATGTTGCGATCAATGACAATCAAACGATAAAACTTCAGGACGGATCTTTAGTAATGCTTTTACCGGGTGCAAAGCTTACTGTCGAAAAATCTTTTCCCGCTGATACCAGAGTGGTGGATTTGCAGGGTGATGCTGTATTTAAAGTAGCTAAATCTAAAAAACATCCATTCATAGTTCGTGCGGATGGCTTCAGCACAAGGGTAATGGGAACGGTATTTAAGGTAATGCAGCGGGGAGAACGAAAGACCGTGGAACTTTATGAAGGTAAAGTAGCTGTTTCTTCACCCGGAACTGCAGTTTCTTACCTGACTCCAAACCAAAGGTGGACAAATTTTGGCATGGCCCATACTGCTGCTGTGATAAATGAAAAAATAAATAAGCAATCGGGAAAAAAGACTTCAGTACTAATGACACTGACTTTCAATGATGTTTCGTTTAGGAGCATCATGGAAATACTATATAAAAATTATGGAATAAGTATCAGATATCCGGAAGAAATAGCAGAAAAAAAAATTACTGCTGACCTTACCGGCAGCAACTGGGATGAAAATGTAGAAGCATTGGCATTTATCACAGGGCTTGAGGTACAAAAAGAAAACAATACCACTTACATATTAAAAAAATAG